In Macaca nemestrina isolate mMacNem1 chromosome 10, mMacNem.hap1, whole genome shotgun sequence, the genomic window CTACGTGACCTTGGACATGGGTAGGTGCTTAATTACTCAAGATGCTCCTTGAATACAGACGGTACACGACCCACACAGACTTAGATCTTTAccacttcctccctctccccaccctgaCTTGCCCAATCCTGAAGGAACTGGAGACGTCTAAGTGTCTGAGGTTCACACTTCCACGGAGAAGCTTGGGTCTGtgtgggagggagaaaggaagccaTCTGTCCACAGGCCAGACCAGGCCACACCCTGCTGGCACCCAGAACCCTTTGTCCCAGGCCCAGCCCTGTCATTTTACTTTCCTTTGTATCTGGAAAGCACAGGAAATATAGTAGTCATATGACAAAAGAAGGAAGGGTTGTTTGAGTTTTAGAATAgtttactcaaaaaaaaaaaaaaaacacataaaagccAAAGAGAAGGTCAAAGTTGACTGTGGAGAAGGCCTTGCAAGCAGGGAACTTGGGAAGAATTAGAGGGAATGAGTGAGAGAAGGCAactgagtttggaaatattttttctgactAGCTTTTCTTTCCAAATGCCACTGAACTTAGATTGGTTTAGAAAGGGTTGTAGTATATCAAAGTGGCTAGAAGCATAGGTTTGGGGATCAGATAAGGATTTCATTCTAGAGTGTGATCTTGTACAAGTTATTCAGCCTTTCTAAACCTCAAATTCACACAACGTAAGATGAAGAAAATCACCTTCTGAAAATTAGAGATAAGATACGCAAAGTGAATCAATACAGGGCTTAACATATTTATCACCCCTTTGGTAAATAACCATGACGATTACCAGAGTTGTTAAGGGCAGTGGCAGGTGAGAAGCAGAACTCATGGGTGGTAATCCCTGGGCCAGCCAGGCTGACCATGTGCACTTGGACGGACAAGTCCTTGACCCCATCATTGTGAAATGGTGCAGGGATGCACCACGAGGGTGTGGCAAGATGGCTGACAACAGACTGGGAAGCAACTCAGCAGAAAAACTGGATTGATGCCCACTATGGCGAGAGGCATCACCTCCCTGTGTTCTGTGATGTTTCAGTCTTGGAAAGACAAGCACCATGTCTCTGACCAGTGCCTTCAGGGCTGTGGACAATGACCCTGGGATCATCGTCTGGAGAATAGAGGTGAGGTGGGCTGGAGGCACCTTACTTGTGACTACTGGAGTCTGGAAGCAGAGTCTGGCTGCCTGGGGCTGCTAGGCAACAGCCCGCCAGCACCCCTTAGCCTGTGGTTTGAGGAGAATGAGAGGCAGCATCAAAGTACCTATTTCCCATCCTTTACCTCTCCTGGGTGCTCAAAGCAGGTGGCTGGCAGGTGGAGGAAATGTTCAGACCCGAAGAGCAGGGCTCCAGGCAAAAACAAGCTTGTCCTTTAGCCAGCCACCTGCTCAGTGAGTCTGCACTCGCAGGAAATACCCTGGAAAGACAGGTGGGACCTACTCAGCAGATTCCTGGCAGCttccatcagagaaatggaacaTGTCTTCCACAGGGCACCCTGGCTCCTACAAAATATGGGGAGAGGTGAGGGGGCACTGCAGAGATGAGGCGCTGTTCAGCCCATCTCCTCTTGGGCTTGGGCCACTCTGTGTGGCTGTGACATCCAGCAATCCATAGCTGGGAACTACCCTGGCCTGGGTAGCTCCACCTGCCAGATATGAAGATTCCCCCTAAGCCCCGCCCCGAGCCCAGTCAGGTGCTGCTGCATAAAACCCAGAGGTAATGCCTCACTTCACTATTCTCAACCAGGATGGGGAGTCAGCTCTCCAGCAAGCCTCTCAGAGATTGTGAGTCCCAGGTCACTTCCATTGTTTTAAGGCTTCCAGTTTCCTTAGAAACTAACAGgtactggccgggtgcagtggtttacgcctgtaatcccagcactttgggaggccgaggcgggcagatcatgagttcaggagattgagaccattctggctaacacggtgaaaccccgcctctactacaaatacaaaaacttagctgggcgtggtggtgggcacctgtagtcccagctacttgggaggctgaggcaggaaaatggcgtgaacccaggaggtggaacttgcagtgagccgaggtagtgccactgcactccagcctgggcgacaaagagagattccatctcaaaacaaacaaacaaaaataactaacAGGTACTAAAACACGGTTACCAGAATTgcaatatatttaacatttaacacATTTCACATAGAACACACACAAGTATGGCTGCAAGTTTCCCTCACTTGGAGAGTGTGATGAAAATCTACATGAAGGCTGTGTGAACAGTCCTCCAGGGGCAAGCCATACATGCAGTGACAAATCAGGGCCCTGACCCAGACTCCAAATATAAGACACTTGGCACAGAGCCCTGCTGACCGCTGGCACTCTCCAAATGTTATCCTCCACCTCCCACGGCCCCGCAGAATCCAAGTGTTCTTTCCTACATGGGCCTGGTCCAGCACCCTGTGGTCAGCATTGGGAAGAGCGTTGGAGGTTCTGGCACAACAGCTCAGAGAAGGGTTTGTACTTGGTCGTTTATATCCAGCAAAGGGCTGGAGGTGGCTCACAGGCTTCCCACAATAGTGTGAGATGAGATCGGGTAGGAAGTGGAGAGAATAGGGCGAGGGAAAGCAGGATAGGGACCAGATTCAGATCCAGGGTGATGCAAGCAGAGCTCACAGAAACCAGAGGAGTGGCTACATTAACCCTGTGGCTGGCTGCCTCACGTCCTATAAGGTCATTGGGAAcatctcccttccttctccccaccACCTGCACCAAAtgacagagaggagagggaggctcgtggggaagggaggtgggaggggatgTAGCCTATACCCACCCCTTGTCCTTCCAGAAAATGGAGCTGGCGCTGGTGCCTGTGAGAGCCCATGGCAACTTCTATGAGGGGGACTGCTATGTCATCCTCTCGGTGagcaccctcctcctcctccccactcctgtGAGCTTCTCCCCTGGGGCCAGTTCTTGGGCTCTACTGGGAGATGTGCTGGTGAGGGAAGATAGTCCCTGGTATTGGTCTCAATGGTTCCTCAGTGCTATGCAGCAGACCTCCAGTCTATCAAAGGCCATCATTAGGCCTGGGTTTTAAATTCTGCATCAGAGGATGGGGGTATGACCCTCAGTCTGAACCTCAGTGAGCCACCCACAAGCAGCACTTCTCCCAGGCCTAGGTCCCACATTAAAAGTGGTGTGGAAGAAAGCCAGATAAATGCAAGGCCTGTCTCTAGCCTTAAAGTGCTGATTCTCATGGAGGAGACTCACATGAACGGTGCTGACAGGGCCGTGCAGGTGTACAGATCAGCACTATGCCAGCTGTGTGAGTGTAAGGGACCAAGGGGACCTGTGAGGTAAGCCTGCAACCTGGCTGGGAAAAGATCCCCGTTGGTCTCTATTTATTTGGGGAACAACAAGCTGTCAACTTTACCCAGATGTGGGGAGGAATTTGGGCTGCCAAAGCTTATGCCATGATCGCAGGTCTGCTCGGAGGCCAGGGCAGCTCCTGCATCCACCACAGGAGAGAGGGCCCTCAGTCTGCCAAGGGCAGGCACATGTGCTGCATTCTCCCCATGACAGAGGGGCCACCAGCAAAGGGGGAGGTGAGCTGGCCCCTGACCTGATCTCTCTGACTACATCCCAGACCCGGAGAGTGGCCAGTCTCCTATCCCAGGACATCCACTTCTGGATCGGGAAGGACTCCTCCCAGGATGAGCAGAGCTGTGCAGCCATCTACACCACACAGCTGGACGACTACCTGGGAGGCAGCCCTGTGCAGCACCGAGAGGTCCAGTACCATGAGTCAGACACCTTCCGTGGCTACTTCAAGCAGGGCATCATGTGAGTAGGGGTGCACAGAGTAAGGACAGAAACAGcagtttacagaggaggaaacccaAAAGGCCAACATGCATATCAAGaaagtaatcagagaaatgcaaatcaaaacaaagcTGTCACTTCCACCCACTAGAGTAGCAAATTAAACAGCTGGGAGGtgacaagtgttggcaaggctATGGGGAAATAGGAGCCCTTGTGCCCTGCTGATAGAAGTATAGACTAGCGCAGCATCCTGGAGAGTAGTCAGTGCCACTTGCAAATCGCACTTCTGCGTGTGTAACTCACAGAAATCCTCACGTATCCATGTCCATAAGGGCACATGGACCACACTGTTCACAGCAGCCTCATTAATGATGTTAGGAAGTTGCAGGCAACATAGGTGTCCATAACTGGGAGACAGGACATGCACACCACGGAGTATTATGCGGTAGCCAGAAGCAACAGATTAGATACATGCCTAACACAAGGACAGAGCTCACAAACATGGTGCTTAGCACACAAAGTaagaaacagactaagacatataACAGAATgccaatttctgttttaaaaagcacatgcatggacgggcgtggtggctcatgcctgtaatcccagcactttgggaggccaaggcaggcagatcacaaggtcaggaattcaagaccagcctggtcaacatggtgaaaccccgtctctactaaaaatacaaaaatcagccgggtgtggtggcgcatacctgtaatgccagatactcgagaggctgaggcaggagaatcacttgaacccaggaggtggaggttgcagtgagctgagatcacgccactgccctccagtcccgtgacagagcaagacaccatctcaaacaaaacaaaacaaaaccatgcaCACAAAACAACATgataggttgggcatggtggctcacgcctgtaattccagcactttgtgaggctgaggcaggaggatcgcttaagcccaagagttcaagaccagcctaggcaacatagtgagattccccatctctacaaaaaaatactttgtaaaaaagctagccaggcatggtggtgcactcctatagtcctagctactccatgGGCTGAGGGTATCGAGCCCTCAGTTATCGAGCCTGCAGTCCCTGatgaggatcacttaagcccgggaggtcaaggctgcaatgagccatgattgcactactgaactctagcccgggtgagagagagagaccctgtcttcaaaaaaaaaaaaagggggggagggCGAGGCACAGTTTactagaatgaaaataaaaaggtcAACAGTTAGAATGGAAGCGTATGGGGAAAGGAATGGGAGTAGGGCAAGCAGGTAAAGGGAATGCACAGACACCAAACACAAGAGAGGGAGTGAAGGCCGATGATAATGTTCCATCAACTGAGAAGTTTAACTCAAAACTTTGCCCCtgatattaaaacaaaaagaggaaTTCCAATGAGCTTGAGAACTGTGAGGCCGGGCCAAGATCAGCTTCTTGCAGGTCAGCAGTCTCCACTGACTGAGGCCCTTCTGGGCACAGAGGACCACACTGAGCCAGTGGGGAACCCAAGGACAAAGCCCCTCTGCTCCAGGGCTACCTTCTGCATTCCTTTCAAGTGCAGGACGCCTGGCTCGGAGGTTGGGCTGGACTGAGTGCCAGGGCGGGCGAGCTGATTCCTAGGGTAGGTGGTCTTAAGGCTGTGGAGTCATTAATGCTTCTGCTGCGGCCCAACTTGTACCCCTCTCCCAGTGACACACTGGCATTCAGACAGTTCCTGGAACAAAACAAGCCCTCTGTGCAGGGGGTCTTCGTCACTGATGTCTCCTCTGCCTGGAGCACTATTCCTCTGGGTATTGGTTCATTTTCCTTGTAGtatctcagctcaaatgtcacttcttcaGAGAAGACTGTCCCGACTCACTACCAGAAAGTCACTCACCCAGTCTACTTGTGGGGCAGCAGCTGTCACCATCTGTATTTACCTTGCTGATAGGTACTGTCATCATCACACGAGTGAGGCTGCATCTGTGTAATTCACCACTGTCTCCCCAGAACCTagcacatagcaggcactcaaaTAACTGAATGGATGTTCCCTTAGCTACAAGAAGGGGGGTGTCACCTCTGGGATGAAGCACGTGGAGACCAACACCTACAACGTGAAGCGGCTGCTACATGTGAAGGGGAAAAGAAACATCAGGGCCACTGAGGTTAGTCCTGCACACTGTCTGCCCCAGGCCCAGGATTTCTCTACCTGGCACCTAAGAATTCCTCCTGAACAATGTTTACCTCTCATCAACAGGTGGAAATAAGCTGGGACAGTTTCAACCGAGGTGATGTCTTCTTGCTGGACCTTGGGAAAGTCATCATCCAATGGAATGGCCCAGAGAGCAACAGTGGGGAGCGCCTGAAGGTATGGCTTCCTAGCCTTAGCACTCTCTCAagttcctctttcttcttccctccatgCTGGCTCTTTCCCAAGAATCAAGGTGGAGCCCTGCCTTTGAGTAGAATCTGTCTTGGAGACAGGCCAagtgtgtgagtttgtgactcACCCTGGACTCCTCAGCAACCGAGTAACTCCTGTGTCTGAGATCTAGGCTGTTCTCCCCAAAGACATCAGGCAGAAAGGGGTCCCAGAGGAGCTGAGGACTCCCTTGGGCTTCTCTGACAGGCTATGCTTCTGGCAAAGGATATTCgagacagggagagaggaggcCGTGCTGAAATAGGAGTGATCGAGGGAGACAAGGAGGCAGCCAGCCCAGAGCTGATGAAGGTCCTTCAGGACACCCTTGGCCGACGCTCCATTATCAAGCCTGCAGTCCCTGATGAGATCATAGATCAGCAGCAGAAATCAAATATCATGTTGTATCAGTGAGTAACCAAACCTGGCTTTAGCTGGAAGCTGGGGTCGGGGGGAAGGTGTCCCCTAGAACATCAGCCACCTCTGCTTGGCTCCTTGTTTTGGGTGTAGTCATCTGGTTTTTTTCTTAGTCCTTTTCAAATGCAGCTCCTAGAAAGCTTGGAGATCCCCCGCTCAATGAGGCAGTTGTTCCTGTTAGCATCTCTCCTGATCTCTTGAGGAGACCTTTCCTTTACTCTGGCCTGCACACGCCCAGGGATGTGGAAGGAATAATGTTTGGGACAGAGATAAACAAAAGTCTCCACCAAAGAAGAGTCTGCACATTCCTGTCCTCCCATGGCTGTCTTATTAGGAGGTCACACTCTACCCAGAAACTCCAAACTAAAACCAAACCAGAACAACATCTAGTTGACTACAAGATGCTTTATAGAGGAAAAGGCACAGGCTAATCTCTCCCCTTCTCCAGTGTCTCAGATTCACCTGGGCAGCTGGCAGTCACAGAGGTAGCAACGAGGCCTCTGGTCCAGGACTTACTGAACCATGATGTAAGTAGAGTTTGGGTGGCCTTAGCTTGGGGTAGCCAGACCTGCTTCAGAAGCAGACTCTGAGCAAAATCTTCCTTCTGGTCTTGAGCAACCATACCTATCTCTGGCTGCTTTAGGACTGCTACATCCTGGACCAAAGTGGAACCAAAATCTACGTGTGGAAAGGAAAAGGAGCCACAAAGGCTGAAAAACAGGCAGCCATGTCTAAAGCGCTGGTAGGAGCTACAGATGTGCAATACTGTTCAAATAATTCTGCTAAGAGCACTTCAGGTGTGTCACTTCACAGAGTCATGCTAGGTATGTGAGCATATAACATTGTGCTTACATACATGGACTGCAAAGTCAGGCAGACaaactgggattcaaatccaggttttgccttttccagctgaGTGCTCTGGGGAAGACTACTTAacacctctgggcctcagtttccccatatctAACATGGAATCATACCCATCTcctagggttattgtgaggattaaatatcATTTGTAAAGCACTcaaggctgggcgcgatggctcatgcctgtaatcccagcactttgggaggccgaggcaggcggatcccctgaggtaaggagttcgagaccagcctggccaacatggtgaaaccccgtctctactaaaggtacaaaacaaaattatccaggaatggtggcgcatgccagtaGTCCGGGCTACCTGgcggggctgagacaggagaatcacttgaacccgggaggcagaggttgcagtgagctgagatcatgccactgcattccagcctaggtgaaagtgagactctgtctcaaaaacaaaaaaaagcactcAGAACAGTTCTTGGCACACAGCATCTGCTGAATAAAAGGTGGCTGTTATTATTGAAGGAGATATCACATACCAAGGTTAATagccctgtcctcaaggagcttatatTTGTGCAGATTCATGCAGATGAACCAAGCAAGATGCACTTACAAAGCAATAAATGAGCAAACGGATGTGATGAAAAGTCAGTAAGTACAAAAGTACTGAAAGAACACAGCATAATCTTCCAAAAAATTAACAATCATAATCACTGCAAGTCAATAAAGagatccaggccgggcgcggtggctcaagcctgtaatcccagcactttgggaggccgagacgggcggatcacgaggtcaggagatcgagaccatcctggctaacacggtgaaaccccgtctctactaaaaaaaatacaaaaaactagccgggcgaggtggcgggcgcctgtagtcccagctactcgggaggctgaggcaggagaatggcgtaaacccgggaggtggagcttgcagtgagctgagatccggccactgcactccagcctgggtgacagagcagactccgtctcaaaaaaaataaataaaaataaaaataaaaataaaaagagatccaaaaatgttctactctttttttttaggCAGGTACCTTGGTCCTTAGATAGAAGTGAGTTAGAATTTGACTGACTCCCAGAGGGGAGACTCTTATCATGTGGCTTCAAAGAGGTGAATTACCAGACAAGCAAAAAACTCAGTGTAATCCACAACTGACATGCCTTTGGGAATGGGTGGCTCTGCAGGGCTTCATCAAGATGAAGGGCTACCCCAGCAGCACCAATGTGGAGACTGTCAACGATGGTGCTGAGTCGGCCATGTTCAAGCAGCTGTTCCAGAAGTGGTCAGTAAAGGACCAGACCATGGGCCTGGGGAAAACGTTCAGCATTGGTAAAATTGGTGAGATTGCCCCCAGATCATCCTCTCACTGCTGGGACCCTAGAAAGGCAGGCACACATGCTTCTTACTCACTCGGCTTTTCCCAACCCTTTCTCCACAGCTAAAGTTTTCCAGGATAAATTTGATGTGACTCTGCTACACACCAAGCCAGAGGTAGCTGCCCAGGAAAGAATGGTTGATGATGGCAGCGGAAAAGTTGAGGTAAGCCCAATGATTCAAATATCAGGGCAGGCAGCACTGGCCTTCCTGGCTGTCCTGCTAGGGGCAAGGGTGCAGGTGATTCAGAGTCTGCTTTGCTTTCCCTTTCCCCTCCAGCACCTCAGGAGTCTTCTCTAAGAGTCTTGTGGGTCTGTAGAGTTTTCAGGGGAAAGAGACACACATCCTCAAATGTGCTATCAATATCTCACCTGGAAGATCTATTCAAATCATCGCTCGGCCTTACAAAGACCGAGCCATGATGGGATGCTCCTGACTAGGACGGCCCAGTTCATCTCAGGATTCAAATCATGCAAATGTGATGAGTCCTCAGCACTGGGAAaccagagggagaaagagaacatGGAGTAAATGTCAGCACCTTCCCCACTTGGATTCTCCCTTTAGCATAGCCTAGCCCTTCCCAGCCCCCTATCTCTGGAAAACAGTGTCTCCTTCCATGCCCAGGTCTGGAGAATTGAGAACCTGGAGCTGGTCCCTGTGGAATATCAGTGGTATGGCTTCTTTTATGGGGGAGACTGTTATCTGGTCCTCTACACATACGAGGTGAACGGGAAGCCACATCACATCTTATACATCTGGCAGGTAGGCCTGGCACAGGCTTCAGCTTTGGATCCTGATGCGTCCTCTGGCCACTGGGCTGGGGCGGGGAGCATGGGTCCTTCATGGTCTCTCACCACTGCAGGGCCGCCACGCCTCACAGGACGAGCTGGCAGCCTCAGCATACCAGGCAGTGGAGGTGGATCGGCAGTTTGACGGGGCCGCTGTGCAGGTTCGAGTCAGGATGGGGACGGAGCCACGCCACTTCATGGCCATCTTCAAAGGGAAGCTAGTTATCTTTGAGGTGAGGATGCTCTGATAAAATTACACCATGAGCTGGAACGTTCCAAACTAACAAACCAGCATGGGACTATTGGCGAGCAGAGGAGGGGTCGGGTAGGGAGTCAGGCTTGGATTAGACAGAGGAAGAAGGGGGTTAATCCCTCTAAGACAGTCAAGTGAATCCCAAATGCCTAGGGCTTCAAGTCTGAACCACTATCTAAATTATGTTCAAGGTCTTTCATAACCTGACCCATATTACCTATGCAGGTGCACCACCCTCAGCTCCCTAACCCGCACCCTCCACTCCAGTCAGGTGGGTCTCCTCATTAGACCTCACGTGTGCCACACCATACCCCTCCTGCTGCAGATGTGCCCTTTCAAATTCAAGTCCCACTTCTTCCATGAAGCCCTGGCTGAAGCACTACCAAGCAATGCATAATGTCACATGCTTGATATCATACAAGTTTGGGGTCAAGTCTTAACCTTGTATTTACTAGTCAAGTttccaagtctcagtttcctcatctatactgTGGAATAATAACATCTACTTCATAGAGTTATAAGGATCAATGAAATGATGTAGGTAAGGCACCAGTCACAGAGCCTGGCATATGATAAAGTTCTCAGAATGAAAGCTGTTGTTATTGGTACCATAACTCCAGCTCACCCTGACCCTTTCCAGTGAGCCTAGAAGCTCCTCAAGGGCAAACATAGTATTACAACATTCACGTTTCCCACAACAGCTCCTCTAGTGCTCTGCTCACATGGTGCTCCTCAGATCTGGACTCTGCTTTTCTTCTCTCTAGGGTGGGACTTCCAGGAAGGGAAATGCTGAGCCCGACCCTCCGGTAAGACTCTTCCAAATTCATGGAAATGACAAATCTAACACCAAAGCAGTGGAGGTTCCAGCCTTTGCCTCCTCCCTAAACTCCAATGATGTCTTTCTGCTGCGAACTCAGGCAGAGCACTACCTGTGGTATGGCAAGGTAGGATGACTGGGCCCAGGGGTCAGACCAGCCCCTGGGAGCCCAGACCTGCAGTCCCCTCCTCCTGTCAGCAAGGTCAAAGGACCTAGAGTAGGTTGGAGTGCTAGCTTCGGCAGCACATAACTGaaattggaacgatacagagaagattagcatggtcACTGTGCAAGGATGGCATGCAAATTCGTGAAGCATTCcatattgggggaaaaaaaaaaaaaaaaaaaaaagccaggtgcagtggctcattcctgtaatcccagcactttgggaggctgaggcaggcggaccatgaggtcaggagttcgagaccagcctggccagcctggtgaaaccccatctctactaaaaatacaaaaattagccgggtgtggtggtgcgcacctatagtcccagctgcctgggaggctgaggcagaagaattgtgaACTGGttgggggcggaggttgcagtgagccaagattataccactacactccagcctgggcaacagagtgagactctacttcaaaaaaaaaaaaaaaaagagtaggctGGAGCAGTCCTCAAAAAGGAAGCCTTTTTCCTAagaaatcttcaaagggatcaccAACATTCTCCACAATCAGACTCCAATTAGAAACTCactgaaggctgggcacggtggctcatgcctataaacccagcactttgggaggccaaggtgggctgatcacctgaggtcgggagttcaagactagcctgaccaacatggaaaaacctgtctctactaaaaatacaaaattagccagggtggtggcacatgcctgtaatcccagctactcgggaggctgaggcaggagaattgcttgaacccaggctgcggtgagctgacactgcgccactgcactccagcctgggcaacaagagtgaaactccatctcaaaaaaaaaaaaaaaaaaaaaagaaaagaaaaataaaaataaaaagaaactcggccgggcgcggtggttcaagcctgtaattccagcactttgggaggccgagacgggcggatcacaaggtcaggagatcgagaccatcctggctaacacggtgaaaccccgtctctactaaaaatacaaaaaaaaaaaaaaaaaatagccgggcgacgtggctagtcccagctacttgggaggctgaggcaggagaatggcgtaaacccaggaggcagagcttgcagtgagctgagatgcggccactgcactccagcctgggcggcagagcgagactccatctcaaaaaaaaaaaaaaaaagaaactcactgaaaacccTGCTTACACCTAGCAGAAATCTCATAAACTTCTACGCAGATGGAGGCTGGATAAGTCAATCTTCCCATATGAGTTTGGTGGACTCTAACAGACAGGCACTAATacagaacaaaaacacaaaatattacgTCAATTCATATTGCAACAGTGGATTAAAATGCACTAAgtacgggcacggtggctcacacctgtaatcccagcactttgggaggctgaggcaggcagatcacctgaggtcaggagtttgagatcagcctggcctgcatggtgaaaccccgcctttattaaaaatacaaaacattagttgggcgtggtggtgtgtgcctgtagtcccagctactccggaggctgaggcaggagaattgctcgaacccagcaggtggaggttgcagtgagccaagatcgcgccactgtactccagcctggccaacagagcaagactccctctcaaaataaaataaaacgcactaaaattgttttacaaaaaagaattgaataggaaaagatgcttaacatcattagtcgctagggagatgcaaatcaaaatcacaatgagataaccactacacatctattagaatggctaaaaaaaaacaacataaaatgtgAGCAAGGATGCAGAGCAACAGGAATTTTCATGCATGGCTGGCAGGactgcaaaatggtacagcttttggaaaacatttcgccagtt contains:
- the LOC105474074 gene encoding advillin isoform X1; protein product: MSLTSAFRAVDNDPGIIVWRIEKMELALVPVRAHGNFYEGDCYVILSTRRVASLLSQDIHFWIGKDSSQDEQSCAAIYTTQLDDYLGGSPVQHREVQYHESDTFRGYFKQGIIYKKGGVTSGMKHVETNTYNVKRLLHVKGKRNIRATEVEISWDSFNRGDVFLLDLGKVIIQWNGPESNSGERLKAMLLAKDIRDRERGGRAEIGVIEGDKEAASPELMKVLQDTLGRRSIIKPAVPDEIIDQQQKSNIMLYHVSDSPGQLAVTEVATRPLVQDLLNHDDCYILDQSGTKIYVWKGKGATKAEKQAAMSKALGFIKMKGYPSSTNVETVNDGAESAMFKQLFQKWSVKDQTMGLGKTFSIGKIAKVFQDKFDVTLLHTKPEVAAQERMVDDGSGKVEVWRIENLELVPVEYQWYGFFYGGDCYLVLYTYEVNGKPHHILYIWQGRHASQDELAASAYQAVEVDRQFDGAAVQVRVRMGTEPRHFMAIFKGKLVIFEGGTSRKGNAEPDPPVRLFQIHGNDKSNTKAVEVPAFASSLNSNDVFLLRTQAEHYLWYGKGSSGDERAMAKELASLLCDGSENTVAEGQESPEFWDLLGGKTPYASDKRYGNTASSSSGLPLPARLMNCTKAKTSVLKTFLSSLVPLNGLYCRLQQEILDVQSRLFECSNKTGQFIVTEITDFTQDDLNPGDVMLLDTWDQVFLWIGAEANATEKKSALATAQQYLLTHPSGRDPDTPILIIKQGFEPPIFTGWFLAWDPNIWSAGKSYEQLKEELGDAAAIMQITAVSQDMKNATLSVNSIDSESKYYPIAVLLKNQNQELPEDVNPAKKENYLSEQDFVSVFGITRGQFAALPGWKQLQMKKEKGLF
- the LOC105474074 gene encoding advillin isoform X2; this translates as MSLTSAFRAVDNDPGIIVWRIEKMELALVPVRAHGNFYEGDCYVILSTRRVASLLSQDIHFWIGKDSSQDEQSCAAIYTTQLDDYLGGSPVQHREVQYHESDTFRGYFKQGIIYKKGGVTSGMKHVETNTYNVKRLLHVKGKRNIRATEVEISWDSFNRGDVFLLDLGKVIIQWNGPESNSGERLKAMLLAKDIRDRERGGRAEIGVIEGDKEAASPELMKVLQDTLGRRSIIKPAVPDEIIDQQQKSNIMLYHVSDSPGQLAVTEVATRPLVQDLLNHDDCYILDQSGTKIYVWKGKGATKAEKQAAMSKALGFIKMKGYPSSTNVETVNDGAESAMFKQLFQKWSVKDQTMGLGKTFSIGKIAKVFQDKFDVTLLHTKPEVAAQERMVDDGSGKVEVWRIENLELVPVEYQWYGFFYGGDCYLVLYTYEVNGKPHHILYIWQGRHASQDELAASAYQAVEVDRQFDGAAVQVRVRMGTEPRHFMAIFKGKLVIFEGGTSRKGNAEPDPPVRLFQIHGNDKSNTKAVEVPAFASSLNSNDVFLLRTQAEHYLWYGKGSSGDERAMAKELASLLCDGSENTVAEGQESPEFWDLLGGKTPYASDKRYGNTASSSSGLPLPARLMNCTKAKTSVLKTFLSSLVPLNGLYCRLQQEILDVQSRLFECSNKTGQFIVTEITDFTQDDLNPGDVMLLDTWDQVFLWIGAEANATEKKSALATAQQYLLTHPSGRDPDTPILIIKQGFEPPIFTGWFLAWDPNIWSAGKSYEQLKEELGDAAAIMQITADMKNATLSVNSIDSESKYYPIAVLLKNQNQELPEDVNPAKKENYLSEQDFVSVFGITRGQFAALPGWKQLQMKKEKGLF
- the LOC105474074 gene encoding advillin isoform X5, with translation MSLTSAFRAVDNDPGIIVWRIEKMELALVPVRAHGNFYEGDCYVILSTRRVASLLSQDIHFWIGKDSSQDEQSCAAIYTTQLDDYLGGSPVQHREVQYHESDTFRGYFKQGIIYKKGGVTSGMKHVETNTYNVKRLLHVKGKRNIRATEVEISWDSFNRGDVFLLDLGKVIIQWNGPESNSGERLKAMLLAKDIRDRERGGRAEIGVIEGDKEAASPELMKVLQDTLGRRSIIKPAVPDEIIDQQQKSNIMLYHVSDSPGQLAVTEVATRPLVQDLLNHDDCYILDQSGTKIYVWKGKGATKAEKQAAMSKALGFIKMKGYPSSTNVETVNDGAESAMFKQLFQKWSVKDQTMGLGKTFSIGKIAKVFQDKFDVTLLHTKPEVAAQERMVDDGSGKVEVWRIENLELVPVEYQWYGFFYGGDCYLVLYTYEVNGKPHHILYIWQGRHASQDELAASAYQAVEVDRQFDGAAVQVRVRMGTEPRHFMAIFKGKLVIFEGGTSRKGNAEPDPPVRLFQIHGNDKSNTKAVEVPAFASSLNSNDVFLLRTQAEHYLWYGKGSSGDERAMAKELASLLCDGSENTVAEGQESPEFWDLLGGKTPYASDKRYGNTASSSSGLPLPARLMNCTKAKTSVLKTFLSSLVPLNGLYCRLQQEILDVQSRLFECSNKTGQFIVTEITDFTQDDLNPGDVMLLDTWDQVFLWIGAEANATEKKSALATAQQYLLTHPSGRDPDTPILIIKQGFEPPIFTGWFLAWDPNIWSVRKESGEALTSCQEQLTELRTAQWAGRQENHTNN